The proteins below come from a single Hyperolius riggenbachi isolate aHypRig1 chromosome 8, aHypRig1.pri, whole genome shotgun sequence genomic window:
- the CENPA gene encoding histone H3-like centromeric protein A yields MNPSRRKSKAPVRVSPPSPPPRAEPSQARPRRIARKRFRPGTRALMEIRKYQKSTDLLIRKAPFARLVKEVCMEYTSGVPFLWQSMAIAALQEAAEAFLVRLFEDSYLCSIHAKRVTLYVQDLQLAQRIRGMD; encoded by the exons ATGAATCCATCCCGCCGGAAGTCGAAAGCCCCTGTGAGGGTATCTCCGCCCAGCCCGCCTCCGA GAGCAGAGCCAAGCCAGGCAAGGCCGAGGCGGATCGCCCGCAAGCGCTTTCGGCCAGGGACACGAGCGCTTATGGAAATCCGAAAATATCAGAAGTCAACCGACCTGTTAATAAGGAAAGCGCCATTCGCCAGACTG GTGAAAGAAGTCTGCATGGAGTATACTAGCGGCGTGCCTTTCTTGTGGCAGAGTATGGCTATAGCAGCTTTACAAGAG GCTGCAGAAGCCTTCCTGGTGCGCCTCTTTGAAGATTCCTACCTCTGCAGCATCCATGCAAAGAGAGTGACCCTCTACGTACAAGACCTGCAGCTGGCGCAGCGGATCCGAGGGATGGACTGA